In Desulfocurvus vexinensis DSM 17965, one DNA window encodes the following:
- a CDS encoding AAA family ATPase: IETRTGKHTRIVPTLPEKARKLVTGLVDLILFCDLDMKTGEDGKPVWQRVMRTKPSPNYDAGDRTGRLPEVIPLDFSSFMKAFNNTAAGAAASAARPKPEPTASAAAKPQQ, encoded by the coding sequence ATCGAGACCCGGACCGGCAAACACACCCGCATCGTGCCGACGCTGCCAGAAAAGGCGCGGAAGCTGGTCACCGGTCTGGTGGACCTGATCCTGTTCTGCGACCTGGACATGAAAACCGGCGAGGACGGCAAGCCGGTATGGCAGCGCGTGATGCGCACCAAGCCCAGTCCCAATTACGACGCTGGTGACCGCACCGGCCGACTCCCCGAAGTCATTCCCCTCGATTTTTCGAGCTTCATGAAAGCGTTCAACAACACGGCAGCCGGAGCTGCGGCGAGTGCCGCCCGGCCGAAGCCGGAGCCGACCGCGAGTGCGGCGGCGAAACCCCAACAGTAA